Genomic window (Hydrogenimonas cancrithermarum):
ACCCAGTGGATGTTGATTTTCGTATCGAGTGCCGCACCGGCATGGATCAGCGCTTCGGTCAAAGATTTATAAGACTCTTTGAGATTCAGATATTTGCCGACGAAAGCAATCGTGATCTCGTCACGCGGCGCGATGATACGCTTGACCAGAATGTCCCACTCTTCCATATTGGGTTCTTTGTCGGCCAGGTGGAAACGTTTGGTCAGCGGATGCATAATCCCGTCTTTGAGGAAGTTGAGCGGCACCTGATAGATCGTCGGCGCATCCATACACTCGATGACGCTGTCCATATCGACGTCGCAGCTCATCGCGATCTTGCGGCGAAGCTCTTTGGGCAGCGGTTTTTCACAGCGCGCGATGATCATATGCGGGGTGATACCGATACGGCGGAGCTCCTGCACACTGTGCTGGGTCGGCTTCGTTTTCAGTTCGCCCGCCGCTTTGATGTAAGGCACGAGCGTGACGTGGATGTTGATGACACGTTCACTACCGAGTTCATGCTTGATCTGACGGATCGTCTCGAGAAACGGCAGCCCCTCGATATCGCCGACCGTTCCGCCGAGCTCCACGATCAAGACGTCTTTGCCTTTTCCGGCATCGAAGATGCGCTGCTTCACTTCACCGACAATGTGCGGGACAACCTGGATCGTCTTGCCCAGATACTCCCCTTTGCGCTCCTTCGTCAAAACGGTATGATAGATCTGGCCGGTCGTGAAGTTGTTCTTTTTGCTCAGATCGACGTTCAAAAAGCGTTCGTAATGCCCCAGGTCGAGGTCTGTCTCCGCGCCGTCTGCGGTGACGAAAACCTCGCCGTGCTCAAGTGGGCTCATCGTGCCCGGGTCCATATTCAGATATGGATCCATCTTCAGAATGGAGACATCGAGTCCCGTCTGCTTCAGAAGCGTTCCCACGCTCGCTGCCGTGATCCCTTTTCCAAGAGAGCTGAGAACCCCACCGGTTACAAAGATATATTTGGTCATGTACGCCTCGCCATAAAGTAGTTGGGTTATTTTAACAAACCGCCACTAAGAGACGCCTTGCACAAAAAGCAGCCAGTAGACGCCAAGCCCCATCAGCGATGTAAGGGCCATGCCGACAAAAACCCACCGGCCG
Coding sequences:
- the pyrG gene encoding glutamine hydrolyzing CTP synthase, with protein sequence MTKYIFVTGGVLSSLGKGITAASVGTLLKQTGLDVSILKMDPYLNMDPGTMSPLEHGEVFVTADGAETDLDLGHYERFLNVDLSKKNNFTTGQIYHTVLTKERKGEYLGKTIQVVPHIVGEVKQRIFDAGKGKDVLIVELGGTVGDIEGLPFLETIRQIKHELGSERVINIHVTLVPYIKAAGELKTKPTQHSVQELRRIGITPHMIIARCEKPLPKELRRKIAMSCDVDMDSVIECMDAPTIYQVPLNFLKDGIMHPLTKRFHLADKEPNMEEWDILVKRIIAPRDEITIAFVGKYLNLKESYKSLTEALIHAGAALDTKINIHWVDSEDVEEKGIEETIGEVDGILVAGGFGVRGVEGKIMAIRHARENKIPYLGICLGMQLSLIEYARNVLGIEEANSVEFDPETKEPVIYLIDEFIDQSGEKQVRTHKSPLGGTMRLGAYPCEIKEGTKLFEAYGGKKIIYERHRHRYEANPAYRERLENAGMIVSGESNGLIEAVEVKEHPWFLGVQFHPEFTSRLQNPNPSILAFANAALTAKNAENE